TAACTAtctctcacctttttctctcccacttttttcatctcttcactgtttcacttctctctctcttcttcttcttctttcgttccttttctttctcaaacTGTTCAGTAGTGTACATAAAAGTTGtggaaaaatataatataaaaagctTCATTTATATTAGAACTGAGAATTGACTGTGCATTGAGAGTAGTGAGGATTATGATTTTATGGGTTCTTGCTATTTTCAGATAGAAGATGCATATTAGAACTACCTTGAGGAAATTTTTGgtgaatttcttttctttttaagaaaataaagtatagtTGTTGTCTCCAATCTCATTATCGCCGTGTTTCGATCCCTTGTGACAACCAATATATGGATTTGCATTTGGTGGTCCTTTGCGGTTCAAAAGAGCTGTTGGACACAGGGACTTGTTTTATATTGATGACAAGGATGTAGATTTAAAAGATGTAAGGGTGTGCTCAGTCATTTTCATTGACTCACTTCAATTGGATTTCAACCTGTGCATCACCTCGTTCAAATTATATAGCTTCTGTTAATCATAGGTTATTGAAGCTTCTTTACCAAAAGCACCTCTTGATACTGCAGTTACATGCCACTGGCTTGCCATTGAAGGTGTGCAACCTGCTATTCCAGAAAATGCTCCTATAGAAGGTATGTCTCTCACCTTGAGTTCTACCTNNNNNNNNNNNNNNNNNNNNNNNNNNNNNNNNNNNNNNNNNNNNNNNNNNNNNNNNNNNNNNNNNNNNNNNNNNNNNNNNNNNNNNNNNNNNNNNNNNNNNNNNNNNNNNNNNNNNNNNNNNNNNNNNNNNNNNNNNNNNNNNNNNNNNNNNNNNNNNNNNNNNNNNNNNNNNNNNNNNNNNNNNNNNNNNNNNNNNNNNNNNNNNNNNNNNNNNNNNNNNNNNNNNNNNNNNNNNNNNNNNNNNNNNNNNNNNNNNNNNNNNNNNNNNNNNNNNNNNNNNNNNNNNNNNNNNNNNNNNNNNNNNNNNNNNNNNNNNNNNNNNNNNNNNNNNNNNNNNNNNNNNNNNNNNNNNNNNNNNNNNNNNNNNNNNNNNNNNNNNNNNNNNNNNNNNNNNNNNNNNNNNNTGATTTTCAGATATATTTagttatatgtgtgtgtgcgcCCCCCatagaatcatataaatattttgctCCTTATAATTGTGGAGATGTACAtcatacaaacaaaacaaacaggAACTTTTTGGCTGCTTAATGCTTCGAGATCCATTATTTGTAAATTCTTCCAGTTTAACTGTAACTTCTACTCTCCTAATACCCCttttaagaattattatttacttattatgCTATATGCAGTAATTTCAGCTCCTTCTGATACCAAAAAACATGAGCAGAAAGATGATGACCTTCCAGTTGACATCAAATTGCCTGTTAAGCATATATTATCCAGAGAACTTCAGGTATTAAAATTCTTTAGGCACCATAAGCTATCTTGTTTCACATATTGGGATtcatttttgttagttttattgtTTCTTACAGATGTATTTTGACAAAGTTGCTAAGCTTACTTTGAGTGAGTCTGATTCAGCTCTCTTTAAAGAAGCATTAGTAAGTTTGGCTANTGATTCGGGGCTTCATCCACTAGTTCCTTATTTCACATGCTTTATAGCTGATGAGGTAATAATATTTGTCCTTTTATGATGTTAAtggataaaaaaagaattttcacCTTATTGTAGCTCANTACAACTGCATGCTTCTCATTTCTTGTCAGGTTTCACGTGGTTTGAATAATTTTCCTCTTCTATTTGCCTTGATGCGAGTTGTTAGTGAGAAAGGaacgaaagaagaagaagaagaagaagagagagagaagtgaaatagtgaagagatgaaaaaagtgagagagaaaaaggtgagagaTATTATAATGAAGAGtgatgaaaatagaagagagagaaaaaggtgagagagagaggtagttataattatattttaatgatgagagagagaagagaaattggaaagagagaaagatatGTCAGGAATAAcacagaggagagagaagaaaaattaacgCCGTTACAAGCTTATTAACGGAAGGGATGCAAGCAAAATCAAAAACCGGGAACCtaattaaaacacttttaaaaccggATATCGGAAATTCAGCCCCAAACTTGGGAACTAAATAGGTATTTAAGcctaaatataaagataataattttgttcggatataacaaaataaatataaaatgttaaaagaaatataaaaataaataacaaattataaataaaaaaataaaactaacataataaacacaaaaaatcagaaaaaaaaaacaaaaaataaaaataaaaacacaactaTAATTCAAACATGCATTCAGATTTAAATTCAGTGATACAATACACGCGTGACGACTGAGACGAACACCAAGAGTATGGATTGGGGGTGTTGggtttgcttttaaaattttaaaacattcaaatattctttttttttttttttgtgtgtatataAGTCTGCAATGCTTAGAAGGGTACGTAGTGTGGGAAATTTGGAGGTACAGAAAGAATTCGTGGAGATACAGAAAGCTTTTCTCTTAACTGATTGgggtattttattattattataacaattagttaaaaaataagagtaaaaaaatgaagttaaattACTGTTcatatactttaatttatttttttttcactttcacttTCTATGATACATGGAATGCAAGCAAATTGGTTTTAGGTGGATGGATAGTTGGTTTTGTCACTGTCATAAAAGCAAGCAATGACTATATAAGTATCCATCAATGGACAGTGGGAGTTGAAAACAAGAGACCTAATAGATAAAAAAGACATTAAATGTGGCCTTAGGAATGCATAGATCTAATCTAGGCATATAACATTGGAATTCAAGTCATGCAAGAAAGTAACAAAGCTCTTTTTCTCGTATTCTTATGCGTATACTTCAAAATTTTAGTCCTGGTTTGCGCATATGCGAGCTTGAAGCTCCTGAATTAAGGCCTCAACATCGGCGTAAGAAGTTCCACCTTCTTCCACAGCTCTTGCAGCTTTTCCTGCAAAGTCTTTCGCTCGCCTTCTCATTTCGTCTGCCTCTAAGCTCTCCACCATCAGCTTCCTCACTGCCACCTCCACCTTCTCTCTTCCCACTAACCCTTTCCATTCTGCATTCCACGGCCACCACTCCCTGTTCCCCACTTGGACACCAATCTTCAGAACCTCCGTTATCAACTTCTCATTCGAAAATTGCTCAGCCGTCAGAGGCCACGTGATCATGGGCACTCCCGCACTCACACCTTCCAGAGTCGAGTTCCATCCGCAATGAGTCATAAACCCTTTGATCGCAGCGTGCTCCAGAATCAACAACTGCGGAGCCCACCCTCTAAGCACCAATCCCTTACCCGTTTCCTTCATCCTCTGCTCGAACCCTTCCGGAAGCCAGTTCCCACtcccattttctttgttttctgaTGGGTTGTGGAGAATGTTCCCCACCACCCAAATGAACGATTGCTCAGAGGCTTCCAGGCCGTAAGCAATCTCCTTCAGTTGCTCAGGGGGCAACCGAGCCAGGCTTCCAAAGCTGGCGTAAAGAACAGAACTGGGTTTCTTAGAGTTTAACCAATTCAGACAATTTTGTTCGTCGACAGTGGGTGGCTTCCCTCTTTCGGTTTTATCCTCTTTGGTTCTGTTGCAAAAGGACACTGGTCCTACAATCCATGCTTTATTTCCCCACTTGCTTTTTATTAGATCAGCATAAGCTGGTTCCAAGTCGTAGAAACTGTTGATAAGAGTGCCGAAACTCTTCTCCTCTAATCGCTTCATGCCCCTCACCCTTTCAGGAATCTCAGACGGGTTTCTCAGAAAAGGAGGAAGCTGAGACATCGTCATTTCGATTCTGTCGGGAATATTAGGAACGAGGAAAGGCTCCGAGTCTGAATTCACACTCTCAAAAGCGACATGTCTTAAGTTCTCCTGGACGCAGAGAGCAAAGCATCCGATGCCGTTGAAGAGGATCCTGGGGATTCCGAGCTCGTAAACGACGTCGCCGGCCCAGCTATGGAACATGTCGACGACGATGCAATGCGGGCGGCGTTGGAGGAGGAGCTGGCGTAGTGGTTCGAGGAGGGCAGAGGTGTCCAGGAAGGGACCGACAGAGATGTCTGACTGTGGTACATCGGCGGAGAGAGTGTGAATGGAGATGGGAAGACCGAATTTCTGGTCGCGCGTGATGGATTTTTGAAAGTGAGGGGTGGTCGACGGTGTGGCTATAATGGTTGATGAGGCTCCGTGAGATGCAAACATTCTTGCTGCGTCTATCATTGGGATTTGATGGCCTCCCCCTACGtagggaaaaaagaaaatttccaCCGAAGGGTTTAAGGTCTTCATGTTGAAATGGAGGAGCAAATAAGGTTAGGGAGGTGTGAGTTATTAAATCTCACCTTCTACTATTTATTTACATGGAAAAGGTTTCATGAATCTTTCTCAATTTTTCTAcccttatttaatatttaatgaaagatattatttttgtagtgttttaggtaattcattttaaattattttacattttaagtaaaagtattattttataagtgtAGGATAGGGATTGAATGAAAATGGTTGATTTTGTGCAGACGGAAAAGCTTGGAGAAAAACGTCATGAGTGACATATACCAAAGAATGTGCCAAGATTATTTGAGTGGTGGTGTTCGTCCGAAGTTTCCAATCGCTGTTATTGGATAGAATTGTCAAACACGTGTGGAAGTAAAGCACAATGTATAGACTGTCATCATAATTTTCTTCATACTTGAATGACACCTTTTCTAGAAGCTCAGATACAATACGGATTATTCTTTGTTGGGTATTCTTTATGAAGGGGTGAGTGAGATAAATTATCAAAGAGAAATgctactaaatatttttatattcatttaaggataagataaaatagttataaaaatataattttttattttttaacaaaaaataaataaaaatagttttaaataaatataaaaaattaaaatatgtaaaagaattattttccATTATAAAAATACTGTAAAGACGTGAGGGAGATCagtaataaaagataaaagtaattttGCAAATGAAGTGGCTATTATACTAAACTAAAGTGATTGTTATATGAGTAAACAAATATCTCTCATAAAATAGAGAGTTCTATTAAGTTTGGTtagtttattgatatttaaaatttatatattttaatctaatttgtCATTGTTAgtgatatgattattatttgcttttttgtcttatttacttattttcacGATATATAAGGTTTTATAGTTAATAAAAGCTAATgatacaattaataaaaaattaagtgatttttattgttttagttgaaaaacaatattaaattatgagATTATCACGCTTTGAAATGACTTCATATTTTTACTTATAGCAAATTGAAAATAGACTAACGTTAATGTGCTTCCATGTTTTAAAAGATTCTGTAAAAGGATGAAAAAGTTAAATTGGTGTCTTGCGGAACCCaagatcaaattaattattaaaatcttaaaactaTCATACAAAATatcacacaaaaaataataaaagtatttaatctCTCAAAAAAGTTGAGTTTAGATTTATTACATCTTTTACTTTGGATTTAAAGTAGTGGTAGGTTAGTTgagagtttttattttgagtatGAGGTCAAAGTTAATGGTTGTGTTATGTAGTTTGAAGCATTGAGTTGATGATTGATTATCTAGGTTGGTACATGGTCAATTAAACTATTTGGTGATCAATTGGTTTCAATGACTTGTATGATGAGATGTGGGATGTAGGTTTTAAGTTGTAGGATGTAGGCTTTGAGCTAGTGTACGATTAGCCAACTTGTTTGACTTTTCAGTTGGGCTCACTTGTTTTCGCTCTAGGCTAGTACATGTTCAACCATCCTGTTTGGTGGTTGGTGTGGCTCACTAGTTTACTACTTAAGCTATAGTTGATTGTCCAAGCTATGGCTAGTCGAACATTCATACCATATACAAGTCCCCCAAAGCCCGAGCCTTAAATGATCAGCAAAGaggtttgaatttgaatttagcCATTTGGTTCATGTTGTTCTCATGTTGCAAGTGTAACATGAAAAGGAGGGTTTCCCTAGTTGGAATTTGTTCTCATGTGTTGTGTTCCTTGTGGTCACCAAAGGGTTTAATGTTGAACACTCGATCGTACGATGGATGCCAAAATGTTTCAGGTGTGGGATCAAGGTCAACAATTTAGGTTGCGTTGTGTTGTCCAAAGCACCGAGTTGGTGATTGACTATCTAGACTGGTATAATAAAAACTTGTATTACCGACAGATAATTATCGACGACCTCACATTCGTCGGTAAATGTTTATTACCGATAAGATTATCGACAAAATTACCAAAGCTCTATCGTATTTCCTTTATCCATCGGTAATGAGTTGGTGATTTAAGTTACTAACGCATATCGGTCATCAGTGAAGTCTTCGATGAAATGAGAACAAAATTATGGTATTCCCTCTAATTGAGGTCGTAGCCGAGTCAAATTAATAAGCAATTAGAAATGCAGTgtactaggaagtgacttcTAGGTCacctctcaaggaccaattgtTGGTTCAATCATTAGATCAAACACTTAATAGGGGGTGGTTTGCATAGATTATGCGAATTGAAATTAAACACAGATTACAAAGGAAGATTAAAACAATGATTAAAAATAGGTTGGTAACTAGTTTGATTtcaatgcttccaatcacagattaataACAAGTATCCATTACTCTCACCCCTAATCCAACAcgaattaaccaactaagcgaagatcaATCCAGTTTTCATAAAAGTGGATTAAGCAAACACAATACACACCTTTAATCAATTATGCACTATCATGGATTAAGAAACTACGACTCtaaccaactaagcaaagattaaacacaaattaggcaactaagtgtatactcAATTACGAGCACAAAACCAAATTAACATCATGCAAGGCAAGAACAACACCATTaattacagtccagaaatctcaaggagTTATTACAATTTTCCTAATTACCAACTTACACATATTCAAGCttccattaaaacaaaattaacataacataaccacaaaacaaaaatgcagAAACTCAATACTTGAAAACGAAATTAGATTTGCAGAACTAGAAAAGGAAACTGAAATGgaattcaaaaatcaaattacaacAGCAATACATGACGgtaaaacaaattgaaattgcTCAATGAAATTGGAATTGAAACAGTAAGCGAATTTGCAACAGCACATACAGAACAATAACATCCAACGAAAATGCATTAGAAGCaaggaaaacgaaaataacaAGAACAGTAGCATGAAACTAAAATGGATTGCAATGACATTATAAGAAAATTCAGttaatgattaaaaaagaaaagaaaggaaaaacgaGATCAAACCCCAACTCTAACAATTGTTCTCCTTCCAAATGCCTAAAGAGAAGAGAGTAGAAGAGAGATTGGAAAAGGAGATCCAAAAACGAAAACCCTAAGCTATTCTACATTTCTGCTGAATGGGGAAAGGAAGAGAGAGTCCCTAAATCTGAATTTTAGGTCTAAATAACCCCTTAGGACGAAAATGCCCTCCAAATGGGCCTACTTTCCAAAATATGACCCATAAGGGCCCAAAGTCTAAAATATGGTCCAAAATACATTAAAACGAAAGTAcaattgaaaatatgaaaaaatggTGATGTGGAAAATGGTAGATGATGTGACAACTCTCTTTATCTCCCAaaatatgatttcaaaatttccctgaaaataataatgaaaataattaagctcagataattcaaattaactaaaatatgaattattggtcaaACTAAGCCTAAATAGCAAAAATGAGACAATAACAGAGAGTTAAACACAATTCACTAAATTGGGTGTGAAAAACAAAGTGAATAagacaaaataatgattcaCAAAAAAGACCACACTTAGTTTTTTGCACTCTTGGACAAAATCAAGACGTAGAACAAAGAACAATTCAAAAGAGATTAATAGAGTGACACAACATCAGTAAATAGAAACAACAAAACACACaattaaacaaacaaatttacacAATCCTCAATGAATcctggaaaaagaaaaggggtaGACAACATCCAATACACACAAAATCAGAGAGAACAGTTACTCATGGAAATCATCCAAGGAATTCAAtacatggcaaaataatcaatcagctcaagaggtgattCAAAAGAAACAGAACCTCACAAATGCATTATCATTGTATCTCttaagtgtctagggtaaacaattCAGCTCAAtacactcaagaaaacaagcaacaaatagacttggcaagcctctaatatcaacactcaaaacatatgcatgttcaaatcaaaaggtcttttcatgatTGCAATGGGCCAAGGACGAAGGAGGATAAAATATAGATAAGAAGTTACAAGCCCAAAAGAATAGAGGAGTAATGTGGAACAAGTGAGAATACAATTAAATCACACctaaaacctctaattcaatcctcttcttgactccactattcaaaaaaaatttatttttctgattttttttttctctattttcttgtcttctctcttttcttttctcttttttttagaaCACAACTGTAAGAGATAAGATACACagcatatttacaaaacaaacaagaaGAAAACCAACTAGTCAATTCAAAAGAATCCTAGGAacaccacacttattcccaaaacaattccaaagctccaaaattcctaaggttaaggtgatcatggtttttcacttaaagctaatgtatgagcttcaaaacaaaggaaAGGGAATaacataggctcaaaggggttatcaaaggattaaACCAAGGTAGgcttatttggctagagaggcttaAGAACAAAAtggcctttatcacttccaaacatgcatatcaatcaagaatcatcaaaaagagtcaagccaaggaatatgtgcaagcaatcaagagatatATCCCACACAAGAAGGAACATAAAGTGGTTCAAAtcctcacacagggtatttctgtcacaatcaatcaacgTCTCAAACATCCTGATCATCTTTCCAAGTAGAGAAAAGGAAGGATTTCAAACCATAAGTATCGATGAAGTGAAGGAAGAgcctacaacctaaacaaaattcagaaatcaagagaaataTGTGAAATTGTACACAAACACAggcttaaaacaacaaaaacaacctagaaaagaaaaaactagaCAAAGAAAAGTCttccccaatagaccacactacacaatgtcctcaatgtgtcataaATAATACGATCAAAGCAATCAGTACAATCAAAAGATCACGGATAACTGCAATAAAAGTGGAGaaggggagaagggaaaagaaaactccctgAGTCAGGGTGGAAGACGCCAAATTTGAACGAGCAGAGAAATGTCTTCCACAATTGGATTTAGGAAGGAACTTTTGAGGGGCTGCTTCATCCGGCGCTTATTGACTTTAAAGCTTTTGTTTGTGGGTGCCGATTGAACATCAGCCTATAGGTTAAAATTATGTATGCCTCTTATCAATGCATAAACAATAC
This genomic stretch from Vigna radiata var. radiata cultivar VC1973A chromosome 7, Vradiata_ver6, whole genome shotgun sequence harbors:
- the LOC106765517 gene encoding abscisate beta-glucosyltransferase, which produces MKTLNPSVEIFFFPYVGGGHQIPMIDAARMFASHGASSTIIATPSTTPHFQKSITRDQKFGLPISIHTLSADVPQSDISVGPFLDTSALLEPLRQLLLQRRPHCIVVDMFHSWAGDVVYELGIPRILFNGIGCFALCVQENLRHVAFESVNSDSEPFLVPNIPDRIEMTMSQLPPFLRNPSEIPERVRGMKRLEEKSFGTLINSFYDLEPAYADLIKSKWGNKAWIVGPVSFCNRTKEDKTERGKPPTVDEQNCLNWLNSKKPSSVLYASFGSLARLPPEQLKEIAYGLEASEQSFIWVVGNILHNPSENKENGSGNWLPEGFEQRMKETGKGLVLRGWAPQLLILEHAAIKGFMTHCGWNSTLEGVSAGVPMITWPLTAEQFSNEKLITEVLKIGVQVGNREWWPWNAEWKGLVGREKVEVAVRKLMVESLEADEMRRRAKDFAGKAARAVEEGGTSYADVEALIQELQARICANQD